DNA from Limosilactobacillus panis:
CGATGGTATTTTAGCTAGTGGGATTCTTATAGTGATCGGTTGACTAAACAAGTTATGGAAGATAATCGCGATTCGGCTATTGTCAAGGCACAAAAGAACAGTAATCGTAATGTCATGACCAATCAAGAGTTATCAGCAGAAGCCAAGCCGCAGATGTTAGCCATGATTGGTGGCAATGCTGTACCAACTAGTATTCAGATTTATCCTTCAAGCTTTAAAGATAAAGATCAAATCTTGAGCTATTTAGATAAATATAATAAAGGTAAAAGTAAGGTCAATAAGGTGGTTTATACTGATCTTGCAGGGAATGTTTCTAATTTAACCGGTGGCTTGATGGATGCGATCACTTATGTGTTAGTGGCCTTTGCAGGCATTTCGTTAATCACAAGCATGATCATGATTGCCATCATTACCTATACTTCGGTACTGGAGCGGACTAAAGAGATCGGTGTTTTAAAAGCTTTAGGTGCAAGAAAAAGGGATATTACCCGGGTATTTGACGCTGAAACAACTATACTAGGTTTTGGTTCAGGTATTTTAGGTGTCTTAATTGCGTGGTTATTGACTTTTCCAGCAAATATTATTTTGGAGAAAATTACCGGCTTAAGTGGCGTAGCCGCCCTTAATCTCATGCATGGGGTAATTTTAATTCTGATCAGCACAGCATTAACCGTCTTGGGTGGCCATGTGCCTGCTAGAATGGCAGCTAAAAAGGATGCTGCCATTGCCCTAAGGTCAGAATAAAACAGCAACCAACGTAATTTTCTATTTACATTTAAGCTAAAGTTCTATACATTTAGTTAGTGTGTTTATAATTGGAACAACTAAATTTATATGAGGTGATTAACATGGCTGAAGAATCAAAGACCGTTGATATAAAAGATATGTTACATTTTAAAACTGGTAATATTGCCTTACCTGTTTTGGAAACAATTCTGAATACGATTCCCTTTGAATTGGGATTTTGTGACGAGAATGATGAATTTCAATGGTTCACTGATAATGGACATCGGGTCTACAAACGTTCTAAAGAGACCCTTGGTAAAAACGTTTTAGGCCTACATCATGGCGGCGCCCGCCCACAGGTTCAAGAATTATTGAAACAATTTCATGCTGGTACAAAGGATAATTTTGAATTTTTACTAGATCTTGATGGTCGTAAAATTTATATTTCTTTTTATGCAGTTCATGATGAGAATGGTAAATACCTTGGTTGTTTTGACTTTACAGGGGACATCACTGAGTTACAACAAATGAAAGAAACTGCTAAGGTGATTCCACCTATGGATGCCATTAAAGCTAAAGAAGCTGCTGAAAAATCGACAGATAAAGATTAATTAAAGCAAACCTTTAAGACAAAGTTGACGTCTTAAAGGTTTTTTTATCGAAATCACGAATGTGAATATAATTAAAAAAGATTATAAAAAAGGCTGATTTAATTAGATTCGCGCGTTTTATAATCAAGTTTCAGTAAGACAACTGAAACTTGAAAGCCAATAATCACGCCAAAGGCGTGTGGTTATTGGCTTTTTTGGCAAAAAAATAAACGCAAGCTCTCCTGCGTTGTATACTTTAGTCGACCAAAACCAAGATACAAAGGAGACTTACGTCATGAATATTATAAGACAAAAAAATACAGAAAACGAGCTTCACAATATTGTTCATCAATTTACTTCCCTCATTGGTCTATCTAAACTCACCAAGTTGGTGAATTATCGCCGGAATTCAGAAATCAGCTTGATGAAGGTCATTGAATGGCTGCTCACGACAAAGTTCCTGGGGCGCTCGCTTTATCGAGCCCATGAAACACCTAACTTTACCAGTCGCACCGTCAGAAATAATTTGAACGATGGCCGGATCAATTGGCAACGCTTGATTTGTCAAGTTGGGAGTCATTTAATCAAGCATTTACGACCGTTTATTGACCGCCGGCGGCGGTTAGCATTGATCATTGACGATACACTCTTTTCCCGTGAGTACGCCACCCAAACCGAATTACTAGCGCGAGTCTTTGACCATGACAAACAGTTATATATTAAGGGATACCGGGCTTTAACTTTGGGTTGGAGTGACGCCAATACATTCTTACCGATCAACTTTGCATTAATGTCTTCCAAGAAGCCACAAAACGTCCTTGGAAAATCAGCTAAAACAACCGATCAACGAACAATTGCTGGCCGGAGACGTCGCCAAGCACAGCAAAAAATGAACCTCGTTTCATTGCAGCTTGTCAAGCAAGCCCTCGCAAATGGCGTTCTAGCTGACTATGTGTTATTTGATAGCTGGTATAGCTCACCAAAAATGTTCTATGAATTAACCAAGTTGGGATTAAACGGCGTGGGCATGCTTAAACGGTCCAGCAAAATTTACTATCAATATCGCGGACGGCAATATTCAGTTAAAGCATTATACAAGCGACTGCAGGCCTCAAAATATCAACCCAAGCAAGCTTATCAATACAGCTGCTTTGTCGAAGCGCACGTCGGGAACCAAAAATTCAAGCTTCGCTTGGTATTTGTGGCTAATCGGGCCCGTCAAGATGACTACCTAGTACTGGCAACGACTCAGTTAGGCCTTCAGCCACAAGAGATCATTCAACTATACGCCCGAAGATGGCAAATTGAGAATTACTTTAAAGTTGCCAAGCAATACTTGCGGCTCGACAAATCACAAGTTCAAAATTATGACGGGCTTTGTGGCCATTTAGCAATTGTCATGATGACTTATGACCTATTAGCTTGGCAGGAACGGCAAAATCAGGATGATCGCACCATTGGGGATTTATTCTTTATAATGAACGAAGCCATGCCAGATATTGAGTTGTCTCAAGCACTGGTATGGCTTCTAAATTCGTTAAAAACGATTATTAATCATGAAGTTTATGCAAGAAGAGCCCAAATTATTCAGATGATGAATCAGTTCTTCACATTTTTGCCGAAACGGTTAGTTTCGCTGTTAACAGCAAGCTAAATGGTTAAATTAATTAAAATATGCCCTGTGATACCAAGGGATCAGTCTGTCTTCATACTTTCAAGTTTCAGTAAGACAAATTAAAAAGGCTCTAGGAACCTCTCACAGCGTCCTAGGGCTATTCTTTTTAACGTTAATTATTATTCAGCCCATCTTTCCTAACCTGCCGTTTGATGCGCTTAACGGTACTCTCGCTAACACCAGTAGCAAGCGCAGTGTCCTTTTTTCACGATTAACCATACTAAACCCTTCTTTCAACTTGCTTGGTCAATACGCTTAATAATCCGATAAAGCTGTTGCCGTGAAAGTCCATACTTACGAGCTAGACCTGCCTTACTCTTATAATTGCCAGCTTGGTAATCCTTCTTGATACTTTCAAAGACTAGCCTACCTTCACGGTCTGAACTATCTTCGGAAAACTTAGTAGGACGACCTTTGTAAGCACCACGCTTCTTGGCCTGCTCGATACCTTGACGCTGACGCTCTCTAATCTTCTCACGCTCGTTCTGGGCCACAAAACCCATAAGATTAATCATCATGTCCAGCATGAATTGGTCAACAAGATTGTTGCCAGTATGGGTTTGCGGTAGGTCGTCAACAATCAGACTTACACCTTTATTCTTTAGTTCCTGTACTAGGCGCTGAATGTCTTTGTAATTACGGCTCAATCGGTCAAGACTAACAACCTCTACCGTGTCGCCCTCTCTAACGTAATTCAGCAGAGAATGAAGCCCTGACCTGTTAGTATTCTTGCCAGAAAACTTATCGGTAAAGACTTTATCTGCTTCAACTTCTTTAGCTCTAGCCAATTGCCGTGCTAAATTTTGCCCCTTACTAGATACCCTGGCATAAAAGACTAATGCCATTTGAATAACCCCCTTATTTCTCTACACCTTTATGTTACACATAAATGTTACAGTAGTAAAGGCTTAATGTCGGGATTTATGAATTGAGCGTTAGAGTGTACCCAAAAGTTACATTTTAAGGACAAATAAAAAGCCCCACAATTATGTAGGGCTAATCTAATTCTAGTACTTTAAGTGCCTCATATAGTTTCTGTTGAGCTTCATTAATTGCCCTTAGCTCTGTGCTGTAATCGCCGTTGTCTAGCTCTTTAATCCTAGCTTTAAGGTCCTGTAACTGGTCAGCCTCTAAGCTAATTAAATTATGATACTGCTTAATCTGGTCCAGCACGCTTTCGTGATTAGTTAAGTCTTTAAGTTCAGCCATTGCAAACCACCTCTTTCAGTCCAATTATAACTTCAAACTCTGCCAGATTCCTATGTAATAATGTCTAAAAAGTGTCTTAGAAAGTAGCTCTTAACACTTACTGTAACAAGGAATGTCAGCATTTCTTAGCTTTTGGAATTGCAACAGATAGTGGTACTTAATTAAGACTAAATTTAGCTAGAATTACCATAATTAGTTATTAAATAAAGAGAGATTAAGCAAGATTAAGCCTAACCTAGTTCTTTTAAGCACCTAGAATAATACACTACTTATTTTTAGTAAGTGAACATGAACACTATTTTAATCTGTTCATGTTATTTCTTGCAATCTGCCTTATGAATTATCTCGATGTCAACCTTATCAGACTGAATTAGCACAAACAGATGCCGAATACAAGCGATCACGATGTGGTCGGAAAACTAAGCTGAGCGATGAGTTAAAGCAAAAAATTCTCAACCATTTACGTCTAAGCTGGTCACCAGGAATGATTGCTTACGAATTTAAACTAGCTACTAAATCTACTTATAATTGGCTAAATCAGGGGAGAATTGGTTTTTCCTTGAATGATCTACCTGAACATGGCGTACGCCAACGGCGTAACGTTGACCAACGATCCAAATATAATCAATCTTTGGGGCGATCAATTGAACAGCGTCCCATGATGATTAATCAACGTAATCGCATCGGCGATTTTGAACTAGATACAGTCGTTGGTCCTCGTGGGCATAGTAAGGCTGTTTTATTAACTTTAATCGATCGCAAATCACAGTTTCTTTGGGCATACCGGTTAAAAGATCGGACGACAGCGACTGTTAGCGACTATTAATGAAGCACTAACTAAGTTCCTAACCACTTTTAATGGTCCGGTGCACAGCTTTACTGTGGACCGTGGCATTGAGTTTAGTGGGCTAGTATCACTTGAATCACAATATGGTATTAAGACCTATTACTGCCATGCTTATACTCCAGCTGAACGTGGTAGTAATGAACGCTTTAATCGGAATTTACGTTATTTTTATCCTAAAGGGACTCGTTTTGAACACATTAGTACTCAAGATTTAACGACGACGTTACTCCAAATTAACCAGCGACCGCTTAAAATACTCGACTGGCAAACACGTCGCATAAGAAAAGGGCAATCAGCATTGTTGAGTTGCTACGATTGCCCTCTCCTATAGCCTTATTCAGATTATCAAATACGGAGGTCACTCTCAAGATGAACTAATACTAATGCCACACTTTAGCGGTCTGAGCCATGCTTGCTCCTCAAAATCAAGATTCAAGGCAAATACTAATACATCTCCCTTGTTTAGCGGTCCGATGCCCGGTTTTGCGTGAACTAATAGGAGTGCCATATTTTAGCGGTCTGACGGCCAATTTACCCCCTTAAAATGGCTATTTTTGCAAAAAAATCGCTGGTGTGTGAGTATATCTGCTCAATTCCCCCATTCCACCAACTCCCAAAATCCCACCTCGTAGCCTATCTCTATGGCCTTTACGGCAATAAAATAGACCGATCATCACGATCAGTCAATCAAGTTATACTCATTCTATTCTGCTATCTGGTCCGAACCGACGCCCCCCATTAAGTCGACCAAGTTCCCAAGCTCCTCTTTCCAAGTGCTGTTGCTGTGTGAGATTTAATTTCAGCTCATGTAAGCCATCCTCAGCCATCTTAGGATTGAATTCGATTTGCCTTAAATGATTAAAACGGCTCAGAATAGCTCTCGTGGCTTTATAGGGCTATCCCCCTACTTAAAAAATTCCGTGGTGTGTGAATGAAGCTATTGATTACCACCACCCATTATATAATTCTTCTCTTAGTGGCAACTACCCCCCCCTTTTTAGATACTCAACATATTTTGTAAATTTTTAGATACCCCTATAATATAGGGTTGCCAAAATATCGACTTTGCGAAAAGCCCACCCCCACATAATACACCTATATATAGGCGTTTATGTGGGGTGTGCAATTGTAATTTCACAATCTTTTGTGTAATTGCCGTTGCTGTCGTTCCCCTTTTTAAGGGCGATTAGAAGATTGCTAAATGTTGGTAAAAGACGGGTTTTATAGTTCTCTATTCTCCCACCATTTTCAAACTTGTTTCATCATCAATAGTCAACTCAATAGTCAACTCGCCGCGCTTGTATTCCGTTGCCAATTGAGTAGCTATACTCTCATATCGTTGGTGGATTGTACGGGGTAATATCTCAACATTGAAAATGTTGTTCCCTCGCTGGTCCAGTTTGGCCCACGGTTTTATGTGGTGGCAAGGATAAGCACGGGGGCGGGTAAGTGCTTTCCAATATAAGTCGTGTTGTCCACTCACTCGCAACCATGCAAGCGCCACTATACGGTGTAACCCCGGGCACTCAAGCATTTCTGGAAATTAATCCTAACCCCAGCGGGGTTACTCAAATATGATAACTATTGGTCACGTCGTAATTTTGGCTATACTCAGTTGACCGACGTTGAAGTTATTCCACGCTTACTGGCTTTCGTAACTTCTTTAATTTTCGGGCTCGAATCCTGCTTGCCCTTCCTAACTCATACTTTGCCATCAACTGGAAGAATAAAAGAACAGCTCATGTCCAATCTCAGACACGAGCTGTTTGAAAAGTTATTCAAATTTTTCTATCAGTACTTCTTGACGAAGAGCCATAAAAAAGAACTGCTCCATCAAAAGCAGTTCTTCATAATATTAGACAAATTATTGTGGAACAACATTAGTCGCTTTAGGTCCTCGATCTTCTTGTTCAACATCGTAACTAACTTTTTGCCCTTCCTCAAGACTCTTAAAACCGTTAGTTTTAATTGATGAAAAGTGTACGAATACATCTTTACCATCTGAACCAGAGATAAACCCAAAGCCCTTATCAGCATTAAACCATTTTACAGTACCATTTTGCATATATATATATCCTCCTAGGAATCAAACCAAAGTAACCAAATTGAATTAACATCTAAGAAAATAATAGATAGCAAAAATGATTGATACTTATAACTTCCCGGATATGTCAATTTGACTAACTTTAACACTTTAATTCGCTGTATGCAACCCTAAACAATTCAAGCACACAGTTTTTCATATGGTAGAGTAATCCAACCATAATCATGCTCAGATCATCTAGCTACTACGCTAATCGCTCTCACAGCTCATTAAGTGCGTTTTAATATAAAATACATATAATCTCCTATTGGATTTATTGAAACGGCTCAGAATGGCTCTCATGGCCATATAGGACTATACCCCCTACTTAAAAAATTCCGTGGTGTGTGAACGAAGCTACTGATTACCACCACCCCTTATATAATTCTTCTCTTAGTGGCAACTACCCCCCTTTTTAGATACTCAACATATTTTGTGAATTTTTAGATACCCCTATAATGTATGGTTGCCAAAATATCGACTTTGTGAAAAGTCCACCCCAGCATAATATGCCTATATATAGGCGTTTATGCTGGGTGTGTAATTATAGTTTCACAATTTCCTGTGCAATTACCGTTGCTGTCAAGTCCCTAAATAAGGGCGTTTAGACGATTGATATTTGTTGGTAAAACGTGGGTTTTATGAATGGTGATCTTTCCACCATTTTCTGATTTTCCTTTGAGTGCTGTTCAAATGGCTATGTTCTGGTATAGCCCTAACAATTCGCAAGTTTGGCAAGGCGTTCCCTTTTGACTGGTCCAGCAGATAAGGCTTCAAGTGGTGTATTTCAAAATTTCCTCTCATTACCTGAACGGCCGTATACGGCGCTGTCCTTGCCAGCCATTCGATCATCAACCACCAGTACAGCCCTTTACCATTCACCCTCAATCGTCTATCTTTGCCGGGCTTAGCACTACTCATCTTCCCTTTACTTGTCCATGCCAGACCATACTTAAAAGACCATTGCCACCCGTCCGCCTTAGACCAGATAGCCAGCTCATCGTCGGTTAGTAGCTTGTCGATTGCATGGCTGTGTGGGTAACGCCTTGGCTTGCCCTTACTGGTTGTCTGCTCATGTGTCCGTAGCCAGGATAGTACCTCATCATGTGGCCGGTTGTACCTTAGCAACACCTCTACCTCTACTTCCATAGGCGATAGTCCCAACGTCTTACTGCTTACCAGTACGATGCCCTCACGTGGCACCCACTCGGTCAAATGGTCGCGAGGGGCGATCACCAGTCCACGGGAATAGGCTTGATCTAGCTTGACCTGCCATGATATGTCTCTCATCTTTCCCGGTGATGCTTCCCGGGTCCATGATTGGGCTGCCCTGATTGTCTTATCTAGCTCCATAATTTCACCCCTTTTAATCTGTCCTTAAAATTACAATTTTAATTAGACAAGCACTGAAACGCTGGTATATCAACGTTCTTGCCCTTGACTACTCACTTGAACCTGGCCGTAACGGTCTATTATAACGATTGTTATAAGATAAATCCTGATTATTCGTTTTGACCATTCCTAGCTTCTTCGTCCAGGTCAATCAGCAATCACCAGGCTGATCTTGATGAATAAAATTAGCTTGCCAGTGCAATTTTGTTGCGTCTCATCGTCAATTAGGACACCACTCGCAACAAAGCCCCGCCTTTTAGTTCCATGCATATCCAACTAACTAGGCGCTCGGCTTGGAATTGTTCGGCTAAGTAGTAGTGTTTGTTGTGGTACTTGTTGCGATTAACAACTAAATTCCAGGCCATGATTTTATGTTCAATCAACCATTGGATAGTATTCCGAACCGTGGCCAGTGGCAAGTTGACCCGCTCGGCAATCCAACTATTGCCCCGGCCCTTATATACTACATTGCCGTTTGGCCCGCCCTTCTCACCTTCAAAAATCATTGATCTTATGCCAAGGTAAACAGCCAGACGGTTAAGCGTTGCAATCCCGTGCGACTGGTCAAGGATAGCTTTATAGGTGCTTGCATAGATTTTGCTAAAGCCACCCTCGACAGACTGAATAGTTGGGAAGTCAAGCTTGATACAATCCTCGTCAATCGTGATTACCTCGGCCTCTACCAACTCTCTCAATAAGTCGTGGGCCAGTGGCCGTTGATTGCTGTTCTTGATACCTAACCATCGCAGAATAGTAGTCTCACTTACTCTCTCAATCACTCGCTCATTATCGACCGCAGGGACTGGTCCAGCTTGCATCGCAAGGATTACCAGCAACCCATAGGCTCGACTTGATAACTCCATATCAAACACTGATTTAGGAAGCCAGCCCCACACTCCCGGCTTCTTCTCTTCTAGATCGTGCTTTATAAGCGATTTATACGTCACTTGTAGGCGTTGCTTGGCCAGATCACGATCACGCTTCACTTCGTATGGCTTCACTTTCAAAATTACGTCTTGAATTTCTTTCTCTTTCAGATTGATAACCTCCTCAATCGTTGATATATGGGCGTTGAGAATACGTCACTCATAAAGTGGCGTATTAAATTATCTCTTTCCTTATAATTCTCTCTTTAATTGTATCTTTCATTTACTACCATTAGTGTGTATACATTGAATAGATAGTTTTAACTAATATGTAACCACTGCATAGTATATTTATATATAGTCAATAACTATGCTCCAACTGCACGGTCATATATCACTACTCAACTCATAGTCCCCACAATACCATGGAAGCCCCTATATTATGTCGTTCTTGACGTGAAAGCATTGAAATATCTTCAAAATTGGTTAGACCATTTAGTTGTATAGGCTTCTTTATCGTTGATATTTAGGGCGTACTCATCCTTAAACCCCACCAAAGTAATGCGGTAGCATCATCATCACACTTAGCCTGTCTGTGGCTAAAATGTGACAAAACGATAGCATATCGTTACACTCATTGCTCATTTACTCAACTAACAATTCATATCATTAGCTCAGTAAATGAGTAATGCAGACAATTTAAGCGCACTCCGCCCTTGCCCCTATTAACTTTAGAGTTGATTTTGGTATTTGCAGTCAGAGCAATTCATCAGCGAGAACTCAAGTAAGTCGCGTAATTAATAGGGCTGTCCGTAGCATTTCCGAAGCTTCCAAGCCACGTCTTTAGTTCCGTGCGATAAGAACAAGGTTTAGCATACCTATGATGTTAACTACGGATCTGGCGCGTCTCCAGATCCACGGACGCTTTCGGGATACTACCACGGTGCAGAGTCACTGCTTTTGAGTTTGACGGTTGTGAACCAAAAGAAAAAGCATGTAGCCGATTAGCTACACGCTTTTTATCTTCTTCGGGTTTCAACTCTAGTTTTGATAACTTGAATTTTTCGCCATTTCTTTCTATAATTTATTTATAGATGAAACGACAACCCCGATCAGCTAGTTACGGTAGCTTTTCGGTAGCCCGTTGAAGTACGCCAATACTTCAACGGGCTTTTTCTTTTACTCTCGTTTATTTAGTTAGTGAAGTAGTTTGCAAAAACTATTTCACCTATTAAAATACGCTAATCTG
Protein-coding regions in this window:
- a CDS encoding PAS domain-containing protein, which produces MAEESKTVDIKDMLHFKTGNIALPVLETILNTIPFELGFCDENDEFQWFTDNGHRVYKRSKETLGKNVLGLHHGGARPQVQELLKQFHAGTKDNFEFLLDLDGRKIYISFYAVHDENGKYLGCFDFTGDITELQQMKETAKVIPPMDAIKAKEAAEKSTDKD
- a CDS encoding transposase; this translates as MNIIRQKNTENELHNIVHQFTSLIGLSKLTKLVNYRRNSEISLMKVIEWLLTTKFLGRSLYRAHETPNFTSRTVRNNLNDGRINWQRLICQVGSHLIKHLRPFIDRRRRLALIIDDTLFSREYATQTELLARVFDHDKQLYIKGYRALTLGWSDANTFLPINFALMSSKKPQNVLGKSAKTTDQRTIAGRRRRQAQQKMNLVSLQLVKQALANGVLADYVLFDSWYSSPKMFYELTKLGLNGVGMLKRSSKIYYQYRGRQYSVKALYKRLQASKYQPKQAYQYSCFVEAHVGNQKFKLRLVFVANRARQDDYLVLATTQLGLQPQEIIQLYARRWQIENYFKVAKQYLRLDKSQVQNYDGLCGHLAIVMMTYDLLAWQERQNQDDRTIGDLFFIMNEAMPDIELSQALVWLLNSLKTIINHEVYARRAQIIQMMNQFFTFLPKRLVSLLTAS
- a CDS encoding recombinase family protein — translated: MALVFYARVSSKGQNLARQLARAKEVEADKVFTDKFSGKNTNRSGLHSLLNYVREGDTVEVVSLDRLSRNYKDIQRLVQELKNKGVSLIVDDLPQTHTGNNLVDQFMLDMMINLMGFVAQNEREKIRERQRQGIEQAKKRGAYKGRPTKFSEDSSDREGRLVFESIKKDYQAGNYKSKAGLARKYGLSRQQLYRIIKRIDQAS
- a CDS encoding cold-shock protein: MQNGTVKWFNADKGFGFISGSDGKDVFVHFSSIKTNGFKSLEEGQKVSYDVEQEDRGPKATNVVPQ